From the Vicingaceae bacterium genome, the window TGGTATCATTATTCCGGACACTGCTAAAGAAAAACCACAAAGAGGAACTGTGGTAGCAGTTGGTCCCGGTAAAAAAGACGAACCAACTACCGTAAAAGTTGGTGATGTTGTACTTTATGGCAAATATGCCGGTACAGAAATCCAAATTGATGGCAAAGAATATTTGATTATGAGAGAAAGTGACATTTATGCCATCATTTAATTTTCATTTCAGAATCATTTAATAATTAATTTATTTAAACTAAAATTTAAACCCTAAAAATCGATAAAGCTATGGCAGCAAAAGAAATTATGTTTGATGCAGAAGCAAGGGCCGCTTTAAAAAGAGGAGTGGATAAACTTGCCAATGCCGTAAAAGTTACATTAGGCCCCAAAGGAAGAAATGTAATCATTGGAAAAAAATTTGGCGCACCTTCCGTTACTAAAGACGGAGTATCTGTTGCTAAAGAAATTGAATTGAAAGACCCCATTGAAAATATGGGAGCTCAAATGGTACTTGAGGTTGCTTCCAAAACTGCAGATGATGCAGGAGACGGAACAACTACCGCTACTGTTTTGGCTCAAGCCATCGTAACAGCCGGTTTGAAAAACGTTACAGCGGGTGCTAACCCGATGGACTTAAAAAGAGGTATCGACAAAGCCGTTAAAGCTGTTGTAGAAGATCTTAAAAAACAATCCAAAAAAGTAGGCGACGATTACAAAAAAATCGAACAAGTGGCCACCATCTCTGCCAACAATGATCCTGAAATAGGGAAATTGATTGCAGATGCAATGAAAGCCGTTGGCAAAGAAGGTGTAATTACTGTTGAAGAAGCCAAAGGCACAAGCGATGAATTGAAAACCGTAGAAGGAATGCAATTTGACCGCGGATACCTCTCTCGTTACTTTGTCACCAACGCCGAAAAAATGGAAGTTGAATTGGACAATCCATACATCCTTATCTACGATAAGAAAATCTCTTCCATGAAAGATTTACTTCCGGTGTTGGAAAAAGTTGTTCAAACCAACAAACCTCTGTTGATCATTGCCGAAGATGTTGAAGGTGAAGCATTGGCTACCCTGGTTGTAAACAAATTGAGAGGAACATTGAAAATCGCCGCTGTTAAAGCTCCCGGCTTTGGTGACAGAAGAAAAGAAATGCTTCAAGATATTGCCGTATTGACCGGAGGTACTGTAATTTCAGAAGAACGCGGTTATAAACTTGAAAATGCCGATTTGAGCTATCTTGGTAAAGCCGAAAAAGTGGTTATTGACAAAGACAATACCACTATCATCAATGGTGCCGGAAAACCCGAAGACATCAAAGCCCGCATCAATCAAATCAAAGCTCAAATTGAAAATACAACCTCCGATTATGACAGAGAAAAATTGCAAGAAAGATTAGCCAAATTGGCCGGAGGTGTTGCAGTAATCTACGTAGGTGCTCCTACCGAAGTAGAAATGAAAGAGAAAAAAGATCGTGTTGACGATGCTTTGCATGCTACAAGAGCTGCTGTTGAAGAAGGTATTGTGCCCGGTGGTGGTACTGCATACATCCGTGCTTTGAATGCATTGGAAAACTTAAAAGGCGACAACGAAGACGAAAACATTGGTATCGCTATCGTAAGACGTGCTTTGGAAGAACCTCTTCGTCAAATCGTGTTCAATGCCGGCGGTGAAGGTTCTGTAGTTGTACAAAAAGTGAAGGAAGGAAAAGACGATTTTGGTTACAACGCCCGTACTGAAACTTATGGAAACCTGATTGAAGAAGGTGTCATCGATCCTACCAAAGTTTCACGCGTTGCTCTTGAAAATGCTGCATCAATCGCCGGATTGTTACTCACCACTGAATGTGTTGTGGTAGAAATAAAAGAAGAAGAAAAAGCTCCGGCAATGCCCGGTGGCGGAATGGATATGATGTAATCAAACGCCAATAATAATAAAAAAAGGCCGGTAATAACCGGCCTTTTTTATTTTTAAATTTTGCATCTGCATATACTGTTTTTTACTATTGATTTTTTCAAAAAATTTATAAGAATAATGAGATTTATTTTTTTCTGTAATTGTCAGTAATATAAACAAAGCAATAATCTTCGGTAATTGGGAAAAAATAATCGGCTTCATCCCTCAATATCTGTGATGTGGTTTCCTCCACAGCTGCAATTTCCACTCTTACACCTCTGGATTTTAAATGTCTTACAAGTTCTACATAATCAGAGTCCCCGGATAAGATAATGATAGTATCCACTTTTTCTGCAATTTGAATCGCATGAATAGTAATCGGGATATCAGCCGATTTATGACAAGGTATCACCGAACCATGGTATTTATTATGCAACCTCTCGGCCAACTTTGATGAAATACTGATGCCTTCACGAAAATATAACAATCTGTTTAGTCCTCTGTTATCCAGTAGTTCGGGAATAAGTTTGTCAAAATTCAACATGGCTTCTTTCAGACCAAGTTTATCATGTATGCTGCGTTCGATATTGTTACCGTCTATCAATATAGCCACACTTTGCAAAATCAAAATTTCTCCTGAAAGTTCCTGACTTTTTTTGATATTGCTTTGAGCATGGTAAGTATTAGTTTTTTCTGTGTTTTTTTGTGCTTTACGCCGTTTCATAATTTACATTGTTAAAACTAAATTTTTGAAAAGTTTTCCAAGTTTAGGTTGAACAATCGAAGAAACATCCTTTACTTCGTCATGAGTAGTTTTATTTTGAGGATTTTCTGAAAGA encodes:
- the groS gene encoding 10 kDa chaperonin; amino-acid sequence: MSTKVAEKKEVKIKPLADRVVIEPAPAEEKTAGGIIIPDTAKEKPQRGTVVAVGPGKKDEPTTVKVGDVVLYGKYAGTEIQIDGKEYLIMRESDIYAII
- the groL gene encoding 60 kDa chaperonin, whose amino-acid sequence is MAAKEIMFDAEARAALKRGVDKLANAVKVTLGPKGRNVIIGKKFGAPSVTKDGVSVAKEIELKDPIENMGAQMVLEVASKTADDAGDGTTTATVLAQAIVTAGLKNVTAGANPMDLKRGIDKAVKAVVEDLKKQSKKVGDDYKKIEQVATISANNDPEIGKLIADAMKAVGKEGVITVEEAKGTSDELKTVEGMQFDRGYLSRYFVTNAEKMEVELDNPYILIYDKKISSMKDLLPVLEKVVQTNKPLLIIAEDVEGEALATLVVNKLRGTLKIAAVKAPGFGDRRKEMLQDIAVLTGGTVISEERGYKLENADLSYLGKAEKVVIDKDNTTIINGAGKPEDIKARINQIKAQIENTTSDYDREKLQERLAKLAGGVAVIYVGAPTEVEMKEKKDRVDDALHATRAAVEEGIVPGGGTAYIRALNALENLKGDNEDENIGIAIVRRALEEPLRQIVFNAGGEGSVVVQKVKEGKDDFGYNARTETYGNLIEEGVIDPTKVSRVALENAASIAGLLLTTECVVVEIKEEEKAPAMPGGGMDMM